CGCGTCAGCCCGGTTTCTCCGCTGGCCGCAGGTTCCGAACCCACTCGCTGGCTCGAAGACATGTCGCGGCGGCTCGAAAAACGCATACCGGATCGCGCCTCACGGTTGGATTTTCTGCAAACCGTGCATTACGAAGCGACCCGCGCCGGCCTTGATCCGCAGCTCGTGCTCGGCCTGATCCAGATCGAAAGCGGCTTCAAGAAATATGCGGTTTCGCGCGCCGCCGCCCGCGGCTACATGCAGGTCATGCCTTTCTGGATCAAAACGATAGGCTCGTCCGACCACAACCTGTTTCATCTGCGCACCAATCTGCGTTACGGCTGCACGATCCTGCGCCACTATCTCGATATCGAGCGCGGCAATCTTTTTCGCGCGCTCGGCCGCTACAACGGCAGCCTCGGCAAGGCCGAATATCCGCGCCTGGTCGACGGCGCGTTACGAAAAAACTGGGCGTATCCGGTTACCGTCAGCCCTGTTCTGGCCGGCTCAACCGCAAACCTCGTCAAGCCGTTGCGCATCACGACACAGTAGCGTTTCCCGGCGCCATCTCTCGCAGGCCAGCGAAGTAATTTCCGCAGGGCTGCATCCATATCCTTACGTCGCGGGTATGCTGCTTTAGAAAGGTGAGTCCGGCTTTCTCGCGCTCACCGCTTCGGCTAGACTGTCGCCATAACAACAAACAGCATTGCAACGTGATCGGTAATAAAAGGCCGCCTCAGGTCTGTACCAGCGAGCAGGGGATTGCGTGAAGGCGATTCAGTGAGCCCGACGAAGGC
The window above is part of the Burkholderiales bacterium genome. Proteins encoded here:
- a CDS encoding lytic transglycosylase domain-containing protein, whose protein sequence is MSASVQAALSEAISDRVSPVSPLAAGSEPTRWLEDMSRRLEKRIPDRASRLDFLQTVHYEATRAGLDPQLVLGLIQIESGFKKYAVSRAAARGYMQVMPFWIKTIGSSDHNLFHLRTNLRYGCTILRHYLDIERGNLFRALGRYNGSLGKAEYPRLVDGALRKNWAYPVTVSPVLAGSTANLVKPLRITTQ